The Acanthochromis polyacanthus isolate Apoly-LR-REF ecotype Palm Island chromosome 17, KAUST_Apoly_ChrSc, whole genome shotgun sequence genome has a window encoding:
- the sdf2 gene encoding stromal cell-derived factor 2 — protein sequence MGNLSCVVLPRFLAALLLLLSWIFGLSLGTELSFVTCGSVIKLLNIKHNVRLHSHDVRYGSGSGQQSVTGVAAVEDSNSYWSVRGTRDALCHRGTPVKCGQTIRLTHVNTGRNLHSHYFASPLSSNQEVSAFGEEGEGDHLDEWTVQCGGSVWRREEAVRFRHKATDALLSVTGEQYGRPIHGQTEVHAMSSPSQHSLWKAMEGIFMKPSESPPGSRDYSHPHTEF from the exons ATGGGTAACTTAAGCTGTGTGGTTCTGCCACGTTTTCTAGCGGCTCTGCTCCTGTTGTTATCCTGGATATTTGGGCTGTCGCTCGGTACGGAGCTGAGCTTTGTGACCTGCGGCTCAGTCATTAAACTGTTGAATATAAAACACAATGTGAGACTTCACTCTCACGACGTACGCTACGGCTCCG GTAGTGGACAGCAGTCTGTAACAGGAGTTGCTGCGGTGGAAGACAGTAACAGCTACTGGAGTGTTCGTGGGACAAGGGATGCTTTGTGCCATCGAGGTACTCCTGTCAAGTGTGGGCAGACGATTCGCCTCACTCATGTCAACACAGGTCGCAACCTGCACAGCCACTACTTCGCCTCACCGCTGTCCTCTAACCAG GAGGTGAGTGCGTTTGGCGAGGAAGGGGAAGGAGACCACCTCGACGAGTGGACAGTTCAGTGTGGAGGATCTGTATGGAGGCGCGAGGAAGCCGTCCGCTTTCGTCATAAGGCCACCGACGCGCTACTATCAGTGACGGGGGAGCAGTATGGACGGCCGATTCACGGTCAGACGGAAGTTCACGCCATGTCCAGCCCCAGCCAGCACAGTCTGTGGAAGGCCATGGAGGGCATCTTCATGAAGCCCAGCGAGAGTCCACCAGGCAGCAGAGACTACAGCCACCCACACACAGAGTTCTGA